From Leptolyngbya sp. KIOST-1, one genomic window encodes:
- a CDS encoding PAS domain-containing protein, producing the protein MKILFLEADGWEGSEFKHAIAALTALDHFESRPVPGAPLPAAALAAYDIVFLPLQAGETLGVTAWRPRDRPIPYWVVLTNGQVPDGPGPWMPQSPWDYFSSDHLSPPQLTLVLQRILNAAQREKRLQALEWENQWLKTALDSVPCSGLSQPRPEDCGLTQPTTHPIAKQVSFQASLLHQVKNGVVATDLDGNIVHWNRYAEVMYQWTAAETIGKNIVEVLVPGEDQTQAQAILQTVEERGYWEGEFEVYRKDGHLLPIYVVNSLLRDPQGTAVAPTVRFNLIDSFAMAAPALATLRKLVAIARQGQAPNDQ; encoded by the coding sequence ATGAAAATTCTGTTTTTAGAGGCTGACGGCTGGGAGGGCTCTGAATTTAAGCACGCGATCGCCGCCCTGACCGCTCTCGATCACTTTGAGAGTCGTCCGGTTCCTGGTGCTCCCCTGCCCGCCGCCGCCCTCGCTGCCTACGACATTGTTTTTCTTCCCCTCCAGGCCGGAGAAACCCTGGGGGTCACGGCCTGGCGCCCGCGCGATCGCCCCATTCCCTACTGGGTCGTTTTAACCAATGGCCAGGTGCCCGACGGGCCCGGCCCCTGGATGCCCCAAAGCCCCTGGGACTACTTCAGCTCAGACCATCTTTCGCCGCCTCAGCTGACCCTGGTTTTACAACGTATCTTAAACGCCGCCCAGCGGGAAAAGCGGCTTCAGGCCCTGGAATGGGAAAACCAGTGGCTTAAAACTGCCCTCGATTCGGTGCCCTGCTCGGGTTTGAGTCAGCCCAGGCCGGAGGACTGCGGCTTGACCCAGCCCACAACCCACCCAATCGCCAAGCAGGTATCCTTTCAGGCCTCGCTGCTGCACCAGGTCAAAAATGGCGTTGTTGCCACCGATCTAGACGGCAACATTGTCCACTGGAACCGGTACGCCGAGGTCATGTACCAATGGACTGCGGCGGAAACCATCGGCAAAAATATCGTGGAGGTGCTGGTTCCTGGGGAGGACCAAACTCAGGCGCAGGCCATCCTCCAGACGGTGGAGGAGAGGGGCTACTGGGAAGGGGAGTTTGAGGTCTACCGCAAAGACGGCCATCTGCTGCCGATCTACGTTGTCAATTCTCTGCTTCGCGACCCCCAGGGGACTGCAGTTGCCCCGACGGTACGGTTCAACCTGATCGATAGTTTCGCCATGGCTGCCCCCGCCCTGGCGACGCTTCGGAAACTTGTCGCGATCGCCCGCCAGGGCCAGGCCCCCAATGACCAGTAG
- a CDS encoding HpsJ family protein yields MAQPMAIGYLFRLARVVGYGLLLISFIDFLYILIPAKFMDPVWEYQFVGNLIRLVPVPLLALVLVFGGDGTERQPIEWPLLKFFSWLTLVLSVILFLLIPLTVANTLRIHQFNNEQIATQTNQQRQQLEANWAELEQATPQQLQSLLSSPNSALSPEDARAQILENVTKAKEQADTRANQARANVKQNLIKNSLKLVSESFLGSFLFLYAWLISGWARRGQGALTTDNRPQVNPATVFGRRISRLLGRRPKRMQHRIR; encoded by the coding sequence ATGGCACAACCCATGGCCATAGGCTACCTATTTCGGCTGGCCAGGGTGGTGGGCTACGGTCTGCTGCTGATCTCGTTCATTGATTTTCTCTATATTCTGATCCCTGCTAAGTTCATGGACCCGGTGTGGGAATACCAGTTTGTCGGCAACCTGATTCGGCTGGTGCCGGTGCCGCTGCTGGCCCTTGTGCTGGTGTTTGGCGGCGACGGAACGGAGCGCCAACCGATTGAATGGCCGCTACTCAAGTTTTTTTCCTGGCTGACGCTGGTATTGAGCGTGATTCTGTTTTTGTTAATTCCGCTAACGGTGGCAAACACCCTGCGAATTCATCAGTTCAACAACGAGCAGATAGCCACTCAGACAAATCAGCAGCGTCAGCAGCTTGAGGCCAATTGGGCTGAACTGGAGCAGGCCACCCCCCAGCAATTGCAAAGCCTGCTCTCGTCTCCCAATTCCGCGCTCAGCCCCGAAGATGCCCGCGCCCAAATTTTAGAGAACGTCACCAAAGCGAAGGAGCAGGCTGACACCAGGGCCAATCAAGCCCGCGCCAATGTGAAGCAAAATCTGATTAAAAACAGCTTGAAGCTGGTTTCGGAAAGCTTTTTGGGCAGCTTTTTGTTCCTCTATGCCTGGTTGATCAGCGGCTGGGCGCGCCGGGGGCAGGGGGCCCTGACCACCGACAACAGGCCCCAGGTCAACCCGGCTACGGTTTTTGGTCGTCGCATCAGCCGCCTGCTGGGCCGCCGTCCCAAGCGAATGCAGCACCGGATTCGCTAG
- a CDS encoding IS110 family transposase: protein MSTKIVGVEVAKTSIVCCCLEVENLPRDYGQFARSYTPQTLLPNISGVQTLLELGDVFVIEPTGDYSKIWIDLLKANERRVLRVNPKRVKALKEYHGLMSKTDRYDGAFLALYGAENLDNPAAFLSDYAEDLREALLQHTFLSRMAGNHQRRLWQLLAREWPEVCRSRGGGKPRQVREFMEPSPPGLWRFIAGEQYTQAASRQRSLDETIGCGLSELARTLAAQICELERKQFAMEERVQALAAAPEFAPYHSVFDSFGFGPLTRAAVLSRVYPFQQFMGPDGRPIKLRVPSTRGDHLHRRNKSLGAFRLSLGNGTKTYQSGQLQTEKAAGPKYARVSLFLHVRSQVVLRGNAPGQAPKYLKKHRDMYQALPPMPHNKAVSKVISRVVKDLYRELLANL from the coding sequence ATGTCTACCAAAATAGTCGGAGTGGAGGTAGCTAAAACCTCCATCGTTTGCTGTTGTCTAGAGGTCGAAAACCTCCCCCGAGACTACGGCCAATTTGCCCGTAGCTACACCCCACAAACCCTGCTCCCTAACATCAGTGGTGTTCAAACCCTATTGGAGCTGGGCGACGTGTTTGTCATCGAGCCCACCGGCGACTACTCAAAAATCTGGATTGACCTGCTCAAGGCCAATGAACGGCGGGTACTCAGGGTCAACCCCAAGCGGGTTAAAGCCTTGAAGGAATACCACGGACTGATGTCGAAGACAGACCGCTACGACGGCGCTTTTCTAGCCCTCTATGGCGCTGAAAATCTCGACAACCCCGCCGCCTTTCTTAGCGACTACGCCGAAGACTTGAGAGAGGCCCTGCTGCAGCACACCTTTCTGTCTCGAATGGCGGGGAACCACCAGCGCCGCCTGTGGCAGCTGCTGGCCCGCGAATGGCCGGAGGTGTGCCGGAGTCGCGGCGGTGGCAAGCCCCGCCAGGTCAGAGAGTTTATGGAGCCATCCCCCCCGGGCCTATGGCGCTTCATTGCCGGAGAACAGTACACCCAGGCCGCCAGCCGCCAGCGGTCGCTAGATGAGACGATCGGGTGTGGGCTGTCGGAGTTGGCTCGAACCCTGGCCGCCCAAATCTGCGAATTGGAGCGCAAGCAGTTTGCCATGGAGGAGCGGGTGCAGGCCCTGGCGGCCGCCCCGGAGTTTGCCCCCTATCATTCTGTCTTCGACAGTTTTGGGTTTGGCCCTCTGACCCGCGCAGCGGTCCTGAGCCGGGTCTACCCCTTCCAGCAGTTTATGGGGCCTGACGGCCGCCCTATCAAGCTCCGGGTGCCCTCCACCAGGGGCGATCATCTCCACCGGCGAAACAAATCGCTAGGGGCCTTCCGCCTCAGTCTGGGCAATGGCACCAAAACCTACCAATCTGGCCAGCTTCAGACCGAAAAGGCCGCGGGTCCAAAGTACGCCCGCGTCTCACTATTCCTGCACGTCCGCTCTCAGGTGGTTCTGAGGGGCAATGCCCCAGGCCAGGCCCCCAAGTACCTCAAAAAGCACCGAGATATGTACCAGGCCCTGCCCCCAATGCCCCATAACAAAGCGGTGTCTAAGGTAATCTCTCGGGTCGTGAAGGACCTCTACAGAGAGCTGCTGGCCAACCTGTAG